In Choloepus didactylus isolate mChoDid1 chromosome X, mChoDid1.pri, whole genome shotgun sequence, a genomic segment contains:
- the LOC119523721 gene encoding zinc finger X-chromosomal protein isoform X2 produces the protein MLKIYLQGCCLQRQLDDAGKIEHDGSSGMTMDTESEIDPCKVDGTCPEVIKVYIFKADPGEDDLGGTVDIVESEPENDHGVELLDQNSSIRVPREKMVYMTVNDSQQEDEDLNVAEIADEVYMEVIVGEEDATAAAAAAAAHEQQMDDNEIKTFMPIAWAAAYGNNSDGIENRNGTASALLHIDESAGLGRLAKQKPKKRRRPDSRQYQTAIIIGPDGHPLTVYPCMICGKKFKSRGFLKRHMKNHPEHLTKKKYRCTDCDYTTNKKISLHNHLESHKLTSKAEKAIECDECGKHFSHAGALFTHKMVHKEKGANKMHKCKFCEYETAEQGLLNRHLLAVHSKNFPHICVECGKGFRHPSELKKHMRIHTGEKPYQCQYCEYRSADSSNLKTHVKTKHSKEMPFKCDICLLTFSDTKEVQQHALIHQESKTHQCLHCDHKSSNSSDLKRHVISVHTKDYPHKCDMCDKGFHRPSELKKHVAAHKGKKMHQCRHCDFKIADPFVLSRHILSVHTKDLPFRCKRCRKGFRQQNELKKHMKTHSGRKVYQCEYCEYSTTDASGFKRHVISIHTKDYPHRCEYCKKGFRRPSEKNQHIMRHHKEVGLP, from the exons TGGATGATGCTGGCAAAATAGAACATGATGGTTCCTCTGGAATGACCATGGACACAGAGTCAGAAATTGATCCCTGTAAAGTGGATGGCACTTGCCCTGAAGTCATCAAAGTTTACATTTTCAAAGCTGACCCTGGGGAGGATGACTTAG GTGGAACAGTAGACATTGTGGAGAGTGAGCCTGAGAATGACCATGGAGTTGAACTACTTGATCAGAATAGCAGTATTCGTGTTCCAAGGGAAAAGATGGTCTATATgactgtaaatgactctcagcaAGAAGATGAAGATTTAA ATGTTGCCGAAATCGCTGATGAAGTTTATATGGAAGTGATCGTAGGCGAGGAAGATGCCACTGCAGCCGCGGCGGCTGCGGCGGCACATGAACAGCAAATGGatgacaatgaaataaaaactttcatGCCAATAGCATGGGCAGCAGCTTATG GTAATAATTCTGATGGAATTGAAAACCGGAATGGCACTGCAAGTGCCCTCTTGCACATAGATGAGTCTGCTGGGCTCGGCAGGCTGGctaaacaaaaaccaaagaaaaggagaagacctGATTCCAGGCAGTACCAAACAG caaTAATTATTGGCCCTGATGGACACCCCTTGACGGTCTATCCTTGCATGATTTGCGGGAAGAAGTTTAAGTCGAGAGGTTTCTTGAAGAGGCACATGAAAAACCATCCTGAACACcttaccaagaagaaataccGCTGTACTGACTGTGATTACACTACCAACAAGAAGATAAGTTTACACAACCACCTAGAGAGCCACAAGCTAACCAGCAAGGCAGAGAAGGCCATTGAATGTGATGAATGTGGGAAGCATTTCTCTCATGCGGGGGCTTTGTTTACTCACAAAATGGTGCATAAGGAAAAAGGAGCCAACAAAATGCACAAGTGTAAATTCTGTGAATACGAGACTGCTGAACAAGGATTACTGAATCGTCACCTTTTGGCAGTCCACAGCAAGAACTTTCCTCATATTTGTGTGGAGTGCGGTAAAGGTTTTCGTCATCCGTCAGAGCTCAAAAAGCACATGCGAATCCACACTGGGGAGAAGCCGTACCAATGCCAGTACTGCGAGTATAGATCCGCAGACTCCTCTAACTTGAAAACTCATGTAAAAACTAAGCATAGTAAAGAGATGCCATTCAAGTGTGACATTTGTCTTCTGACTTTCTCAGATACCAAAGAGGTGCAGCAACATGCTCTTATCCACCAAGAAAGCAAAACACACCAGTGTTTGCATTGCGACCACAAGAGTTCGAACTCGAGCGATTTGAAACGACACGTAATTTCAGTTCACACAAAGGACTACCCCCACAAGTGTGACATGTGTGATAAAGGCTTCCACAGGCCTTCAGAACTCAAGAAACATGTGGCTGCCCACAAGGGTAAAAAAATGCACCAGTGTAGACATTGTGACTTTAAGATTGCAGATCCATTTGTTCTGAGTCGCCATATTCTCTCAGTTCACACAAAAGATCTTCCGTTTAGGTGTAAGAGATGTAGAAAGGGATTTAGGCAACAGAATGAGcttaaaaagcatatgaagacACACAGTGGCAGGAAAGTGTATCAGTGTGAATACTGTGAGTATAGCACTACGGATGCCTCAGGCTTTAAACGGCACGTTATTTCCATTCATACGAAAGACTATCCTCACCGATGTGAATACTGCAAGAAAGGGTTCCGAAGACCTTCAGAAAAGAACCAACACATAATGCGACATCACAAAGAAGTTGGCCTGCCCTAA